TTCAACGACATCAGCCCATTTCACCTGTCCGTGCCGTGTCTTGTGTTTGAAGATCGCGTCTGGGCCGGGCTGCCGTCCTACAATCTGCGGATCTGTGCCGGGGAGCCCGCCAGGAAGGGCGGTCTGCGCACCACGGCCGGGTTTGCCGTGCAGACCGATCTCACACTCGAAGATGCCGCCCGCGCCGACGTACTGATCGTGCCGTCCTGGCGGGATACACAGGAGCGCCCGCCGGCGGCCATGGTGAATGCGGTACGGGATGCTTACGAACGCGGCGCAACGGTGGTCGGCCTGTGCCTGGGCGCGTTTGTGCTGGCCGAAGCAGGCGTGCTCGACGGCCATGAGGCGACGACGCATTGGAGCGCCGCCGATGCGTTCTCGCAGCGCTACCCGCGTGTGAAGCTTGTGCCCGATGTGCTCTATCTGGACGCTGGCGGCGGCCGTCTGGTGACATCCGCAGGCACGGCCGCCGGGTTGGACTGCTGCCTGCACCTCGTGCGCCGTTGGCATGGCGCTGAGGTGGCCAACCGCATTGCACGGCGGCTGGTGGTTGCGCCGCACAGGCAGGGCGGCCAGGCGCAATACATCGAGCAACCGCTGCACGATGCGCCGGGCGGTGATCGACTGTCCGATTTGCTGAACTGGGCAGTGGCCAACTTGGCGGAGCCGCATTCACTCGACTCGCTGGCCGAACGCGCGGCCATGAGCCGGCGCAATTTCACGCGGCGCTTTCGTGAACTGACAGGAACCACTGTCAGCCAATGGTTGCTCGGGCAGCGTCTGGCCTATGCGCAACGCATGCTGGAAACCACGCGTCAGCCGGTCGAAGCGATTGCGCAACTGGCGGGATTCGGCAGCGCCGTATCGCTGCGCCAGCATTTCAGCCGGACGTATCACACGTCGCCCAGCGCTTACCGCGCCTTGTTTGCGCAAGCCTGAAAAGAAAAAAGCGGCTGGTCAGCCGCTGTGGTGTGTTGTTTACTTGCTCAGCTCGTGGCCGATGACGGCGCCTGTTGCGGCACCCCCGATCGTCCCGGCTGTGCTATGCGTGATTTCGTGGCCGGCCACACCGCCCGCCACAGCACCGCCCGCCGTACACGCCGTGAGGGTGGGAGCCAACACGGCAAGCGCGCATACCAGCGCTGTTTTCCATGCATTCATGATGTCCTCCTGAGTGGCCGGCCAGATGCAGCGGCCAGCATGTCTCTCAGTCGAGCAAAGCGCGTGCCGCGCTCACATGAACAATGGCGACAGCGACAGATGCGACAGCGCGATCACGATCACCTGTGCAATCACCAGCAGGATCAGCGGTGACAGATCGAGCCGCCCGCCCAGCGGGGGCACCACGCGGCGGATCGGGCGCAACAGCGGGTCGACCAGCGTGTTGAGCACTGCGCCCATGGGCGATGCCGGCCCCATCCACGACAGGACAGCTGACGCAATGGTCACCCATACCAGCACGTTGAACGCCCACTTGAGCACGGTGAAGAGCGCAGCCACAAAGCCCATGGGCACGAGTGCCATCGGGCTCACGCCCACCGACGCCACCAGCAGGAACAGATAGACAAGCGCCGTGACATAGGCGGCCACCAGCGACGACCAGTCGATATAGCCCGTGGCCGGAATCACCCGGCGCAGCGGGTGCACCAGCCAGCCGGTCAGCTGGAAGATGGCCTGCGACAGCGGATTGCGCGGTGACAGCCGCACCGCTTGCGTCCAGGCGCGCAGCAGCAGCGCCGCGCCGAAGAGCGAGAAGATCGTGTCGAGCAGAAAACGCGTGATATCGCCGAACATGCGTCCGGTTCTCCTATGGTCAGGTCGGGCAGAAGCGCGCGGCAAACACGGCGCGCTGAGGCGGGGTATTGTCGCACGGCAATCTGACGACGATCTGTGCGGTGATGCCCCTGCACAAGGGGGAGCACATTCGCGTATTGTGGTGCCCGTTCGCCGCCTTTCCTGCCAGGAGACCTGCCTTGAAACCAATCCTGTTCCGCGCGTTGTTGTCGTTGGCGTGCCTGTCTGCTGTGCCGCAAGTGCATGCGCAGGCCGATACCACGTTCACCGTCGAATCAAGTGCCTTTGCCGACAACGGGGTCATGGACCGCAAGTACGCCGGCAAGAACCCCGCCAACGCCAATTGCACGGGCGACAACGTCTCGCCGCCGCTGCACTGGTCGAACGTGCCCGCGGGCACCAACAGCCTTGTGCTGATCGTCTCCGACCCGCAGGGCGCGGGCGGCCTGGGCGTGAACCACTGGATGGCCTACGGTATCCCGGCCACGCAGACGAGCCTGCCGGAAGGCGCCGGCACCGGACCGGCGCTGCGCATGGGCCAAAACTCCATCGGCAAGCCGGCGTATCTCGGGCCGTGTCCGCCCAAGGGCACGGGCATGCATCACTACGTATTTTTGTTGATCGCCACGGATCTGGCGCCGGATGCGCTGCCCAATGGGCTGACCCGCGCTGAACTGGATGCGGCCATCAAAGGGCATAGCAAAGGCGCCGCAGCCTGGATCGGCCGATTCGGCAACTTTTGACGGATGCGAGGCCGTTCACGGGTCCGCGCTGCGCGCGGCCGGCGGCGGCTCACAATCCCGCTACCGGAAAATTCGCCTGCCAGACAGCGCTTTGCACGTTGACCGGTTTCGGAATCAGCTTCTGCTGCAGGAACAGGTCTGCAATCTGCTGCTGCGAGGCCACGATCTGCGGCGTGACCGGCGTGACGCCGTAGGGCACGCGCCGCAACCAGGTCTCCACAACGGGCTGCTCGATGCCGAGCTTGGGCGCAAGCAGGGCGGCGGTTTCCTGCGGATGCTGATTCACCCACAGCCCCGCCGTGCGCAGCTGGGCCAGGATGGCGTTGACCGCGCGCGGATGCGTGTTCACGAATCCCGGGGTGGCTTCGTAGAAGTTGAACACCGGCAGCTCGCTGAAATCGCCCAGCGTGCGTGTCTTCAACGCCTTTTGTGCCAGCGCGTGATACGGATCCCACACGACCCACGCATCGACCGCGCCGCTCTCGAAGGCTGCGCGCGCTTCAGCCGGTGGCAGGTAGATCGGCTGAATGTCCTGCACCGTGAGGTTGGCGCGACGGAGCAGCTGCACCAGCAGGTAGTTGGAGCTGGAGCCCTTCTGCAGCGCGATGCGCTTGCCTTTCAGGTCGGCCACGCTGTGCGCGGGTGAGCTGTCGAGCACGAACAGCGCCTCGTTGGTCTTGCCGCCCGGCTCGGCCCCCACATAGACAAGGCGCGCGCCTGCGGCCTGCGCAAACACGGCCGGCGGCGCGCCGGTGTAGCCAAAGTCAATGCTGCCCGTGTTGAGCGCCTCGAGCAGTTGCGGCCCGGCAGGGAATTCCTTCCACTCGACCTTGTAGCCGAGGTCGCCCAGCGGTTTGTCGAGTGCGCCTTGCGCTTTGAGCACGGCAAGCAGCCCCGCTTTTTGAAAGCCGATGCGCACCGTGGTTGGCTCGGCGGCCTGCGTCAGGCCTGCGCACAGCGTCATGCCGGCGCCAAGCAATGCGGCCAGCCAGCGTCGGCGGCCAGATGGGGCGGTGTGGGGCGAATGGCTTTGCATGGTTCCTCCTGCGTCGTCTGTGTTGTGCAACTGATGCTACGGACAGCGCACGCACGAAGGAACGAACAAGATTGCATGTGGATAGACGCCGCCAACGTCAGCCCGCCGCTGCAGTGGCGGCAAGCTCCGCCAGGTACGCCCACGGATAGATGCCGCGCGCATGTCCATCACTGAAAACCAGTTGCACACCGTAACCCGCAGGCGCGATGGTGGTGACGCGCACGGCGGCCGGCACGTTGATCGGCGTGCCGTGATGGCGCTTGAACTGGCACTCCGCACAGCGGCACGCCTCGCGCAATGCCGCGTGGTCAAGTACGACAACGGCGTCTGCCCAGTGCAACCGCAGCCGGCCTTGGGCGACGTCGTTTTCGATACGCTCAGGCGGATGCACGGGCGCGCTCGATTTGTGCCAAGGCGATCCGCACGGCCTTGACGACTTCCGGGTCGCCATCGGTTTGTGCGCTGCGCAGGGCGGGCAGGGCAGAGGCTTCGCCGATCTCTCCCAGTGCGAGTGCCGCCTCCTTGCGCAGGTTGCTGATTGGGTGGGTGAGCAACGCGGCGAGTGCATCGACGGCATGCGCGGCGCGCCACCGGCCAAGCGCGCGGGCCGCCTGTAGACTGACCTGCCAATACGCATCGGCCAGCGCATTCACCAACGCCTGCGTGACATGTGGGTCCGGAGCCAACGCCCGCAGTTTGCCGAGCGTGCTTGCGCTTTCCTCACGCACGCGCCAGGCGGTGTCTTGCAGCGCATCGAGCAACGCGGGCAGCACGGCGGCCGCGGTGGCAAGGCCGAGCGCGCCCACTGCGGCGCGGCGCACGTCGACATCTGCGTCATGACGCGCGCGTTCCGCCAGCGCCGGCAATGCGCCCACATGCTTGCGCCAGCCGAGCACCGCAACGGCCTCGCGACGCACGGCGGCGTCGGCGTCTTGCAAGGCGTGCAGCGCGGGTGCTTCGCTCTCGGGCACGCGCAGTTCACGCAGCCCACGCAATGCGGCGGCGCGCACAAAGGCATTGGCATGGTCGACGTAAGGCAACAGCGCGGGCGCAGACTCGGGCGACTTCAAATCCGCCAGGCCGATTGCGGCTGCGTCACGCACGGTGCCATCGGCGTCTTCCAGCGCACGGGCGAGCGCGGCCACGGTATCCGGCTGTTCCCACGTTGCCAGGATGCGCGCAGCTTCCAGCCGAACTTCGGGGGCAGGGTCTTGCTCAAGCAGCGCAATCACGTTTGGCAGCGCATCGGCGTTTTCTTCATCGGCGATCTGCAGCAGGGCAACGCGGCGGGTGGCGGCATCCGCGTCGTGCAGACGCGCCAGGGGTGTTGTCGTCATCGCCGCCTCAACGCAACAGGTACGGGATGTCGACCTTCACCGCGCCGGTCGGGCAGTCCTGCTCGCAGGGCATGCAGTACCAGCATTCGTCGAACTGCATGAAGGCCTTGCCTTTGGTCAGGTCGATGGCGAGCAGGTCGAGCGGGCAGACGTCGACGCACACGGTGCAGCCCTTGTCGGCAATGCACTTGGCTTCGTCGATGGTGACGGGCGCGCTGCTGCGCGAGGTGATGTCGTGCGGCGTGTGGGTGGAATGAACGGTCGTCTGTTGCATGGTCATGCAGCCTTCGGAATGCGCATGTGCGCGTAGGAATCGGTGCCGAGCACATCGACAGGGATGACGTACGGCTCGATGGCCTGCTTGCGGCTGGCCATGGCACCGTGTGCGTCCTTGTACAAGCGCGTGTGGCAGAACCAGTTGGCGTCGTCGCGTTCGGGGTAATCC
Above is a genomic segment from Ralstonia pickettii containing:
- a CDS encoding YggT family protein, which translates into the protein MFGDITRFLLDTIFSLFGAALLLRAWTQAVRLSPRNPLSQAIFQLTGWLVHPLRRVIPATGYIDWSSLVAAYVTALVYLFLLVASVGVSPMALVPMGFVAALFTVLKWAFNVLVWVTIASAVLSWMGPASPMGAVLNTLVDPLLRPIRRVVPPLGGRLDLSPLILLVIAQVIVIALSHLSLSPLFM
- a CDS encoding 4Fe-4S dicluster domain-containing protein, giving the protein MQQTTVHSTHTPHDITSRSSAPVTIDEAKCIADKGCTVCVDVCPLDLLAIDLTKGKAFMQFDECWYCMPCEQDCPTGAVKVDIPYLLR
- a CDS encoding aliphatic sulfonate ABC transporter substrate-binding protein gives rise to the protein MQSHSPHTAPSGRRRWLAALLGAGMTLCAGLTQAAEPTTVRIGFQKAGLLAVLKAQGALDKPLGDLGYKVEWKEFPAGPQLLEALNTGSIDFGYTGAPPAVFAQAAGARLVYVGAEPGGKTNEALFVLDSSPAHSVADLKGKRIALQKGSSSNYLLVQLLRRANLTVQDIQPIYLPPAEARAAFESGAVDAWVVWDPYHALAQKALKTRTLGDFSELPVFNFYEATPGFVNTHPRAVNAILAQLRTAGLWVNQHPQETAALLAPKLGIEQPVVETWLRRVPYGVTPVTPQIVASQQQIADLFLQQKLIPKPVNVQSAVWQANFPVAGL
- a CDS encoding YbhB/YbcL family Raf kinase inhibitor-like protein, coding for MKPILFRALLSLACLSAVPQVHAQADTTFTVESSAFADNGVMDRKYAGKNPANANCTGDNVSPPLHWSNVPAGTNSLVLIVSDPQGAGGLGVNHWMAYGIPATQTSLPEGAGTGPALRMGQNSIGKPAYLGPCPPKGTGMHHYVFLLIATDLAPDALPNGLTRAELDAAIKGHSKGAAAWIGRFGNF
- a CDS encoding HEAT repeat domain-containing protein; this encodes MTTTPLARLHDADAATRRVALLQIADEENADALPNVIALLEQDPAPEVRLEAARILATWEQPDTVAALARALEDADGTVRDAAAIGLADLKSPESAPALLPYVDHANAFVRAAALRGLRELRVPESEAPALHALQDADAAVRREAVAVLGWRKHVGALPALAERARHDADVDVRRAAVGALGLATAAAVLPALLDALQDTAWRVREESASTLGKLRALAPDPHVTQALVNALADAYWQVSLQAARALGRWRAAHAVDALAALLTHPISNLRKEAALALGEIGEASALPALRSAQTDGDPEVVKAVRIALAQIERARASA
- a CDS encoding DUF971 domain-containing protein; translated protein: MHPPERIENDVAQGRLRLHWADAVVVLDHAALREACRCAECQFKRHHGTPINVPAAVRVTTIAPAGYGVQLVFSDGHARGIYPWAYLAELAATAAAG
- a CDS encoding GlxA family transcriptional regulator, whose protein sequence is MQPQHPQQPQHPQEIAVLAFNDISPFHLSVPCLVFEDRVWAGLPSYNLRICAGEPARKGGLRTTAGFAVQTDLTLEDAARADVLIVPSWRDTQERPPAAMVNAVRDAYERGATVVGLCLGAFVLAEAGVLDGHEATTHWSAADAFSQRYPRVKLVPDVLYLDAGGGRLVTSAGTAAGLDCCLHLVRRWHGAEVANRIARRLVVAPHRQGGQAQYIEQPLHDAPGGDRLSDLLNWAVANLAEPHSLDSLAERAAMSRRNFTRRFRELTGTTVSQWLLGQRLAYAQRMLETTRQPVEAIAQLAGFGSAVSLRQHFSRTYHTSPSAYRALFAQA
- a CDS encoding glycine zipper 2TM domain-containing protein, yielding MNAWKTALVCALAVLAPTLTACTAGGAVAGGVAGHEITHSTAGTIGGAATGAVIGHELSK